A genomic segment from Cricetulus griseus strain 17A/GY chromosome 8, alternate assembly CriGri-PICRH-1.0, whole genome shotgun sequence encodes:
- the LOC100760701 gene encoding zinc finger HIT domain-containing protein 1 translates to MVEKKPSVRSQDPGQRRVLDRAARQRRINRQLEALENDNFQDDPHAGLPQLGKRLPQFDDDADTGKKKKKTRGDHFKLRFRKNFQALLEEQNLSVSEGPNYLTACAGPPSRPQRPFCAVCGFPSPYTCVSCGARYCTVRCLGTHQETRCLKWTV, encoded by the coding sequence ATGGTGGAGAAGAAACCCTCGGTTCGTTCCCAGGACCCTGGACAGCGGCGGGTGCTGGACCGGGCAGCCCGGCAGCGACGGATCAATCGACAGCTCGAGGCTTTAGAAAATGACAATTTCCAGGATGACCCCCACGCAGGCCTCCCCCAGCTGGGCAAGAGGCTACCGCAGTTTGATGATGATgcagacacaggaaaaaaaaagaagaaaactcgaGGTGACCATTTCAAACTTCGCTTCCGGAAAAACTTCCAGGCTTTGCTAGAGGAGCAGAACCTGAGTGTATCCGAGGGCCCCAACTACTTGACAGCCTGTGCTGGGCCCCCATCCCGACCCCAGCGTCCCTTCTGTGCTGTGTGTGGCTTTCCATCCCCATATACCTGTGTAAGCTGCGGTGCCAGGTACTGCACAGTGCGCTGCCTGGGCACCCACCAGGAGACCAGGTGTCTGAAGTGGACTGTGTAA